Proteins encoded together in one Anaerococcus murdochii window:
- a CDS encoding transposase: MAKYSTEFKMKVVKEYLESKNSYTNLSEKYCIPDKSVIRRWVNAYKSQGYEGLKVKRENTQYTLEFKLNVVNLYLTGEMSYQSLANELKINNPLMIARWVIDFREKGIEGLKSKKRGRPSKMSKSPKKSKDTKIESSAQLTNEEDNSLNEAQLKEKIKKLEEKNYWLQLENDAIKKKIELSQMTDTEIRQLLKQLKS, translated from the coding sequence ATGGCAAAATATAGTACAGAATTCAAAATGAAAGTAGTAAAAGAATATTTGGAGTCTAAAAACTCATATACAAATTTATCAGAAAAATATTGTATACCGGATAAAAGTGTAATAAGAAGATGGGTAAATGCATACAAATCACAAGGCTATGAAGGACTAAAAGTAAAAAGAGAAAATACACAATATACTTTGGAATTTAAGTTAAATGTAGTAAACTTGTACTTAACAGGAGAAATGTCCTATCAAAGCCTAGCAAATGAATTAAAGATAAACAATCCATTAATGATAGCAAGATGGGTAATAGACTTTAGAGAAAAAGGCATAGAAGGACTGAAATCTAAAAAGAGAGGAAGACCTTCAAAAATGTCAAAATCCCCAAAAAAATCAAAAGATACTAAAATAGAATCATCAGCACAATTAACCAACGAAGAAGATAATTCCTTAAATGAAGCACAACTAAAAGAAAAAATAAAGAAATTAGAAGAAAAAAACTATTGGCTCCAACTAGAAAATGATGCAATAAAAAAAAAGATAGAATTATCTCAAATGACAGATACAGAAATAAGACAATTGCTGAAACAATTGAAGTCTTAA
- a CDS encoding ABC transporter ATP-binding protein yields the protein MSILRIENLVVSYGNIKALKGISLRVEEGEVVSLIGANGAGKTTTLQTISGLLPIKEGDIFFNDKSIKKEKSYKITRAGLAQVPEGRRVFKDLSVEDNLRLGSISVGWSPEELEAQLDKIYQLFPVLKERKKQKAGTLSGGEQQMLAMGRALLTNPKVLLLDEPSMGLSPLFVDKIFDTIRILKEEGRTILLVEQNANLALDIADRAYVLETGKIVKEGRASDLKTDPDVKAAYLGI from the coding sequence ATGAGTATTTTAAGAATAGAAAATTTAGTTGTATCCTACGGTAATATCAAGGCCTTAAAAGGAATTAGCTTAAGAGTAGAAGAAGGTGAAGTAGTCTCCTTAATTGGAGCTAATGGAGCAGGTAAGACAACCACTCTTCAAACAATTTCCGGCCTACTTCCTATAAAAGAAGGGGATATTTTCTTTAATGATAAGTCAATCAAAAAAGAAAAGTCATATAAAATTACGAGGGCAGGTCTTGCTCAAGTTCCAGAAGGCAGGAGGGTTTTTAAGGACCTGTCTGTAGAAGATAACCTAAGATTAGGCTCGATTTCTGTTGGCTGGAGCCCAGAGGAATTAGAAGCCCAACTTGATAAAATTTATCAACTTTTCCCAGTTTTAAAAGAAAGAAAAAAGCAAAAGGCTGGTACTCTATCGGGTGGTGAACAGCAAATGCTTGCCATGGGAAGGGCACTTTTAACAAATCCAAAGGTCCTTCTCTTAGATGAACCTTCTATGGGACTATCACCTTTGTTTGTAGATAAAATTTTTGATACAATAAGGATTTTGAAAGAAGAAGGTAGGACAATTTTGCTAGTTGAGCAAAATGCTAACCTAGCCTTAGATATAGCCGATAGGGCCTATGTTCTAGAAACAGGAAAAATTGTAAAAGAAGGAAGAGCAAGCGACCTTAAGACAGATCCAGATGTCAAAGCAGCTTATCTTGGAATATAA
- a CDS encoding ABC transporter substrate-binding protein codes for MKLKKKFAVGMLLAGMFLTACSNNGGNEGKKADEGSKKEASEVLKLGNSAPLTGPLSIYGTTTNNGIKLAIEEVNANGGVLGRQIEWSEYDDKGEITDAVTNYNNLMQDEVEAIFGGVPSKPSLAIAESAANDEVVFITPTGTQANITEGKKNAFRTCFTDPFQGEVLANFSKNNIKAKKVAILRNQSSDFSMGVADVFCKKAQELGMEVVADESYGDSDTDFKAQLTKVRKEEPDVLFIPDYYEKVALIVPQVREAGIEATLVGADGWDTVLSVMDQSNFKAIEGSYFANQFTLEDPSEKVQNFIKAYEEKYGEKPSTFAAEGYDTVYLYKQAAEEAGTTEWDKVIEALKNIKFEGITGSFTYDENHNPIKTAKMIKIVNGEYKFDSDAGVESNK; via the coding sequence ATGAAATTAAAGAAAAAATTTGCAGTTGGAATGTTACTAGCAGGTATGTTTTTAACAGCTTGCTCAAATAATGGCGGAAATGAAGGCAAAAAAGCAGATGAAGGTTCAAAGAAAGAAGCGAGTGAGGTTCTTAAATTAGGAAACTCAGCACCTCTTACTGGTCCTTTGTCAATCTATGGTACAACAACCAATAATGGAATCAAACTTGCAATCGAAGAAGTAAATGCTAATGGCGGGGTCCTAGGTAGACAAATTGAATGGTCTGAATATGATGACAAGGGTGAAATAACCGATGCTGTTACAAACTATAACAACCTTATGCAAGATGAAGTAGAAGCAATATTTGGTGGTGTACCATCAAAACCATCACTTGCTATAGCAGAATCAGCAGCAAATGATGAAGTCGTATTCATCACACCAACAGGAACTCAAGCAAACATTACAGAAGGCAAGAAAAACGCCTTTAGAACTTGCTTTACAGATCCTTTCCAAGGTGAAGTTCTTGCAAACTTTTCTAAAAATAACATTAAGGCTAAAAAAGTAGCAATCCTAAGAAACCAATCTTCAGACTTTTCTATGGGTGTTGCTGATGTATTTTGTAAGAAAGCTCAAGAATTAGGCATGGAAGTTGTTGCTGATGAATCATATGGAGATAGTGATACAGACTTTAAAGCTCAGCTTACAAAAGTTAGAAAAGAGGAACCAGATGTATTATTTATCCCAGATTATTATGAAAAAGTAGCTCTAATAGTCCCACAAGTAAGGGAAGCTGGAATAGAGGCAACTTTAGTTGGTGCTGACGGTTGGGATACAGTTTTATCTGTAATGGATCAATCAAACTTTAAAGCAATCGAAGGTTCATACTTTGCAAATCAATTTACCCTAGAAGATCCAAGTGAAAAAGTTCAAAACTTTATAAAAGCTTATGAAGAAAAATATGGTGAAAAACCATCTACATTTGCAGCAGAAGGTTACGATACAGTTTATCTATATAAACAAGCAGCAGAAGAAGCTGGTACAACAGAATGGGATAAGGTAATCGAAGCCCTAAAGAATATAAAATTTGAAGGTATAACTGGATCATTCACATATGATGAAAATCACAACCCTATAAAAACAGCAAAAATGATAAAGATAGTAAATGGAGAATATAAGTTTGATAGCGATGCTGGGGTTGAATCCAACAAGTAA
- a CDS encoding leucyl aminopeptidase, which translates to MSSKITHNNNNKIQFAFKNQIENKYFKANKGEIFANDGVILLGLGDEDKLNKEIFKEAICTLGKFLKDKDLNEISINENPTKLDDRTFALSLVEALVVSAYDFNFYKSDKKENKFVNVNFDEKLNSYDKEIEELIKVLDGQFLARDLVNLRSNDIYPESLAQKAKENLSELGVDVKVYDKDQILDMGLTAFYEVAKGSDKEPKFIVMEYLKGEPGKAPLALVGKGLTYDAGGYSIKTSKGMKTMHTDMGGAGSVIGAMNAIALNELKVNVVAIVASCENLISGRAYKPGDIIKARNGMTIDVDNTDAEGRITLADAVNYAATEYKPAMIVDLATLTGAALGALGETYTASITNDEDAFRKILKASKKMDEKIWLLPNDPFYKTYNESDDADVKNSGGPLAGSITAGQFIENFVEGYPWVHLDIAGTAHLSAPQGINGKGATGVHVKTLYELAKEF; encoded by the coding sequence ATGAGTTCTAAAATTACACATAATAACAATAATAAAATTCAATTCGCCTTTAAAAACCAAATTGAAAACAAATATTTTAAGGCTAATAAAGGTGAAATTTTTGCAAATGACGGAGTAATCTTACTTGGTCTTGGAGATGAAGATAAGCTTAATAAAGAAATTTTTAAGGAAGCTATCTGCACACTTGGTAAATTTCTTAAGGATAAAGACCTTAATGAAATTTCTATAAATGAAAATCCAACAAAGCTTGATGATAGAACATTTGCCTTAAGTCTAGTTGAAGCATTAGTAGTTTCTGCTTATGACTTTAACTTTTATAAGTCAGATAAAAAGGAAAATAAATTTGTTAATGTAAATTTTGACGAAAAATTAAACAGCTATGACAAAGAAATTGAAGAACTTATCAAGGTTCTAGACGGACAATTTTTGGCAAGAGACTTGGTAAACTTAAGGTCTAATGATATTTACCCAGAAAGTCTAGCCCAAAAAGCTAAGGAAAATCTTTCAGAACTTGGTGTAGATGTCAAAGTTTATGACAAAGATCAGATCCTTGATATGGGTCTTACAGCCTTTTATGAAGTAGCAAAAGGTTCGGATAAGGAACCTAAATTTATTGTTATGGAATACCTAAAAGGAGAACCTGGAAAAGCTCCTCTTGCTCTTGTTGGCAAAGGCCTAACCTATGACGCTGGTGGATATTCTATAAAAACATCAAAGGGAATGAAGACTATGCACACCGATATGGGTGGGGCAGGATCTGTGATTGGCGCCATGAATGCAATAGCCCTTAATGAACTAAAAGTCAATGTGGTTGCTATTGTTGCATCCTGTGAAAACCTAATTTCGGGAAGAGCCTATAAACCTGGTGATATTATAAAGGCCCGCAATGGCATGACAATTGACGTTGATAATACTGATGCTGAAGGAAGAATTACCCTCGCTGATGCTGTAAACTACGCAGCTACAGAATATAAACCAGCTATGATTGTTGATCTAGCAACCCTAACAGGCGCAGCCCTAGGTGCCCTTGGAGAAACATACACAGCCTCTATTACCAATGATGAAGATGCCTTCAGAAAAATCCTTAAGGCGAGCAAGAAAATGGATGAAAAAATTTGGCTTTTACCAAACGATCCATTCTATAAAACTTATAACGAATCAGATGATGCTGATGTTAAAAACTCTGGTGGACCACTTGCTGGTTCAATAACTGCTGGTCAATTTATAGAAAACTTTGTGGAAGGTTATCCTTGGGTACACTTAGATATAGCAGGAACCGCTCATTTATCTGCACCACAAGGTATAAATGGCAAGGGTGCAACAGGTGTCCACGTAAAAACCCTTTATGAACTAGCCAAAGAATTTTAA
- a CDS encoding branched-chain amino acid ABC transporter permease, whose amino-acid sequence MSKNKKKSYLITTGLVILFYVIVQVLISANILNRYWQGILNLICINMIMATSLNLTVGVLGQINLGHAGFMAIGAYSAGLFLKTGIVTGFPAFILSLIVGGFVAAIFGILIGLPVLRLTGDYLAIVTLAFGEIIRVLIENLDFTGGAQGLAGIPTTNDFWKFFFMAVFVITMIFTWAESRHGRTVLSIRDNELAAEACGINITKYKTQAFTLSAIFAGIAGALYAQNIGVLAANIFNYNKSFDYLVMVVLGGMGSITGAIFSSIGLTIIPELLKPLAEWRMVIYAIILVVVMIFRPQGLLGRKEFSIRRFLKLDKYKKGDVEGEQ is encoded by the coding sequence ATGTCAAAAAACAAAAAGAAGTCTTATCTTATCACAACCGGATTAGTTATATTATTTTATGTTATTGTCCAAGTTCTTATTTCTGCAAATATCTTAAATAGATACTGGCAAGGAATTTTAAATTTAATTTGCATAAATATGATAATGGCAACTAGCCTTAATCTTACTGTTGGTGTTCTTGGACAAATCAACCTAGGACATGCTGGTTTTATGGCAATTGGAGCCTATTCTGCAGGTCTTTTTCTAAAAACTGGGATTGTAACAGGTTTTCCGGCCTTCATTCTTAGTTTGATAGTTGGTGGCTTTGTTGCAGCTATATTTGGTATTCTCATCGGTTTACCAGTTTTAAGGCTAACTGGAGACTACCTTGCAATAGTTACACTTGCCTTTGGCGAAATTATTAGAGTTTTAATAGAAAATTTAGATTTCACAGGTGGTGCCCAAGGCCTTGCGGGAATTCCAACAACAAATGATTTTTGGAAATTTTTCTTTATGGCAGTTTTTGTTATAACAATGATTTTCACCTGGGCTGAAAGCCGTCACGGAAGAACAGTTTTATCTATAAGAGATAATGAACTTGCAGCAGAAGCTTGTGGTATAAATATTACCAAATATAAAACTCAAGCCTTTACCTTATCTGCAATCTTCGCAGGTATAGCTGGTGCACTTTACGCTCAAAATATAGGCGTTCTCGCTGCAAATATATTTAACTACAACAAGTCTTTTGACTATTTAGTAATGGTTGTTCTTGGTGGTATGGGTTCAATTACAGGAGCGATTTTCTCATCAATTGGACTTACAATTATACCTGAGCTTTTAAAACCACTAGCTGAATGGAGAATGGTAATCTATGCTATTATCCTTGTTGTTGTAATGATTTTCAGACCTCAAGGCTTGCTTGGTAGGAAGGAATTTTCTATTAGAAGGTTTTTGAAGCTAGATAAGTACAAGAAAGGAGATGTGGAAGGTGAACAGTAA
- a CDS encoding phosphatidylglycerol lysyltransferase domain-containing protein, giving the protein MKKIKEYRQSLINILILILIIFSLYYLAKSTLNIYLRLIIGFALSGFFIKVFLNFKDVFIKIKDTYGETAARLFKEAIQKINSAFIGFYGLAFILSADFSEYLEYFPFNEFSFVTVGLIRSFVELMIGFLFIVVSRFSFSRQEKSLKILYPLLGFTGIYLYLVGETLIALIPLGIIGLTAYYTRDVIVKKSFIYSFEEILIDLVLGGFWVIMYFKNTFAARPLTNFPIAYKSIFFTLTFLAMGLVLRILLKFMKGHDDFLVEPDLDAYKEFLSANNENSSTSAGLGLLGDKYIYYYEKENRKVLAFTYQIVNNKIIVMGEPIGKSEYLEEGLNDFINKCQVLSLNPIFYEVRRDFTLMLHDYGYDFMKFGENAFLDLDEFSLAGRKKSSLRNILNRFEKDGYEFKIVNPPYDEKTLDRLEIISDKWLKGREEKGFTMGFFDRDYLNNSSLALVLDQNEEITAFTSLMPNYDANIMTIDLMRYDTDMNVNSMMDYLFLNLFIYAQDNGFKYFNLGMAPLSNVGIYKSAYLSERIASFIFKYADSLYPFKGLRNYKSKYATKWESRYTCFAKGNFIITSILAIIAADKGKIKED; this is encoded by the coding sequence ATGAAAAAAATTAAAGAATACAGGCAAAGTTTAATTAATATTTTGATTTTGATATTAATAATATTTTCGTTATATTATTTGGCCAAGTCTACATTAAATATTTATTTAAGACTTATAATTGGTTTTGCTCTTTCAGGATTTTTCATTAAGGTATTTTTAAACTTTAAAGATGTATTTATAAAAATAAAAGACACCTACGGAGAAACTGCAGCCAGACTTTTCAAGGAAGCTATACAAAAGATAAACTCAGCCTTTATTGGATTTTATGGACTTGCTTTTATATTAAGTGCCGATTTTAGCGAATATTTAGAGTATTTTCCTTTTAACGAATTTTCTTTTGTAACAGTCGGACTTATAAGGTCCTTCGTCGAGCTTATGATAGGATTTTTATTTATAGTTGTTTCTAGGTTTTCATTTTCTAGGCAGGAAAAATCTCTAAAAATCCTTTATCCTTTGTTAGGGTTTACAGGAATATATTTGTATCTAGTAGGAGAGACCTTAATTGCTCTGATACCACTCGGGATAATCGGATTGACTGCATACTATACTAGGGATGTCATAGTCAAAAAAAGTTTTATATACAGTTTTGAAGAAATCTTGATTGATTTGGTCCTTGGCGGTTTTTGGGTCATTATGTATTTTAAAAACACATTTGCCGCAAGGCCACTGACAAATTTTCCTATTGCTTATAAATCTATATTCTTTACCCTTACCTTTTTAGCTATGGGATTGGTTTTAAGGATTTTGCTAAAGTTTATGAAAGGTCATGACGATTTCTTAGTCGAACCAGATTTGGATGCATATAAGGAATTTTTATCAGCTAATAATGAGAATTCATCAACTTCAGCAGGTCTTGGCCTTTTGGGTGATAAATACATCTATTATTATGAAAAAGAAAATAGAAAAGTCTTAGCCTTTACCTACCAAATTGTAAATAATAAGATAATTGTAATGGGAGAGCCAATTGGAAAAAGTGAATATCTTGAGGAAGGCCTAAATGATTTTATAAATAAATGCCAAGTCTTATCATTAAATCCAATTTTTTATGAAGTTAGAAGAGATTTTACTCTTATGCTCCATGATTATGGATATGACTTTATGAAGTTTGGTGAAAATGCCTTCTTAGATCTGGATGAATTTAGCTTAGCTGGAAGGAAAAAGTCAAGTCTTAGAAATATTTTAAATAGGTTTGAAAAGGATGGATATGAGTTTAAGATTGTAAATCCTCCTTATGATGAAAAAACTTTAGATAGATTAGAGATAATTTCAGATAAGTGGCTAAAAGGACGTGAAGAAAAGGGCTTTACAATGGGATTTTTTGACAGGGATTATTTGAATAATTCGAGTCTTGCGCTGGTTCTTGATCAAAATGAAGAAATAACAGCCTTCACTAGTCTAATGCCAAATTACGATGCAAATATCATGACAATAGACCTTATGCGTTATGATACGGATATGAATGTTAATTCCATGATGGATTATTTATTTTTAAACTTGTTTATTTATGCTCAAGATAATGGCTTTAAGTATTTTAATCTTGGCATGGCTCCTCTTTCAAATGTAGGAATTTATAAATCAGCTTATCTTTCTGAAAGAATAGCATCTTTCATATTTAAATACGCAGATAGTCTTTATCCTTTTAAGGGGCTTCGTAATTATAAATCAAAATATGCTACAAAATGGGAAAGCAGATACACTTGTTTCGCAAAAGGGAATTTTATAATTACATCTATACTTGCTATAATCGCAGCAGATAAGGGAAAAATTAAGGAGGATTAA
- a CDS encoding branched-chain amino acid ABC transporter permease: MDFVTQLFNGLQLGSIYALVALGYTMVYGIAKLINFAHGDIIMVGGYTVFLAIQLPLFKAGLPLWLAIIPAILVCTILGVVIERVAYKPLRNSSRISLLITTIGVSLFLQNFFVKIFTSSAKPIPAIFPQISINFGGVHLSFATIITIVTTIVLTYILSLFVNKTKQGKAMLAVSEDYGAAELVGINVNQVMTLTFAIGSALAGVASVLYVASYPQIQPFMGSMLGIKAFTAAVLGGIGSIPGAVVGGLILGIIEVLTRAYLSSAYADAIVFVVLIVVLLVQPNGLFGKLEKEKV, encoded by the coding sequence ATGGATTTTGTAACCCAATTGTTTAACGGGCTTCAGCTGGGCAGTATTTATGCCCTTGTAGCTCTTGGATATACAATGGTTTATGGAATTGCAAAACTAATAAACTTCGCCCACGGTGATATTATCATGGTGGGCGGCTATACTGTATTTTTAGCAATCCAATTACCTTTATTTAAGGCTGGCCTTCCATTATGGCTAGCTATTATTCCGGCGATTTTAGTTTGTACAATCTTAGGAGTGGTAATCGAAAGAGTGGCCTATAAACCCCTAAGAAATTCTTCAAGAATTTCCTTACTTATCACAACAATAGGCGTATCCTTATTTTTACAGAACTTTTTTGTAAAAATATTCACTTCAAGCGCTAAACCTATACCAGCAATATTCCCACAAATTTCTATAAATTTTGGGGGAGTTCACCTTTCATTTGCTACAATCATCACTATAGTTACAACAATTGTTTTGACTTATATACTTAGCTTATTTGTAAATAAAACCAAGCAGGGCAAGGCCATGCTTGCTGTTAGTGAAGATTACGGGGCAGCTGAACTAGTTGGTATAAATGTAAATCAAGTAATGACTTTGACTTTCGCCATAGGATCTGCTTTGGCAGGAGTGGCATCAGTTTTATATGTTGCAAGCTATCCACAAATCCAACCATTCATGGGTTCTATGCTAGGTATAAAGGCCTTTACAGCGGCAGTTTTAGGTGGAATTGGATCAATTCCAGGCGCTGTCGTTGGTGGTTTAATCCTTGGTATTATCGAAGTTTTAACCAGGGCCTATTTATCAAGTGCTTATGCAGATGCCATAGTATTTGTAGTTTTAATAGTTGTTTTACTTGTCCAACCAAATGGTTTGTTTGGAAAATTAGAGAAAGAAAAGGTGTGA
- a CDS encoding DUF503 domain-containing protein, giving the protein MREKLRRIKIYLYLLEVRIKIYDSFSLKDKRRTVKSILDYARNNLSISASEVSDHEFVNMASLAFVSVSNDNDFSKSLLEKVIKRIEENYQVEILEENIQRLL; this is encoded by the coding sequence ATAAGGGAAAAATTAAGGAGGATTAAAATTTATTTATATTTATTAGAAGTAAGAATAAAAATTTATGATAGTTTCTCGCTTAAGGATAAGAGGAGAACTGTAAAAAGTATTTTAGACTATGCTAGGAATAATTTGTCTATATCTGCATCTGAAGTTAGTGACCATGAATTTGTAAATATGGCAAGTCTTGCTTTTGTATCTGTTTCAAACGACAATGACTTTTCAAAATCTCTTTTAGAAAAAGTCATAAAAAGGATAGAGGAGAATTATCAGGTTGAAATCCTAGAAGAAAATATACAGAGATTATTATAA
- a CDS encoding ABC transporter ATP-binding protein, producing MWKVNSKEVISENVLEINNLSISFGGLKAVENVTFKLKNGELLGLIGPNGAGKTTLFNMLSGVYTPTSGEIILDGENVNGTRPDKLSKLGVARTFQNIRLFDNLTVLDNVKLAMNQYMNYGMLTGMFRLPNYWKEENEATEKAKEILELFDLEKYFRTFAGSLPYGAQRKLEIARAMATRPKVLLLDEPAAGMNESETQDLMDSIRLIREKTGVSILLIEHDMNLVLGITERLIVLNYGEILAEGDPHDVISNKEVVKAYLGS from the coding sequence ATGTGGAAGGTGAACAGTAAAGAAGTAATAAGTGAAAATGTTCTTGAAATAAATAATTTAAGCATCTCTTTTGGGGGACTTAAGGCTGTTGAAAATGTTACTTTTAAACTTAAAAATGGAGAACTTCTTGGACTTATAGGACCAAATGGGGCTGGAAAAACCACCTTATTTAATATGCTTTCAGGAGTATATACACCAACAAGTGGTGAGATAATTCTTGATGGAGAAAATGTTAATGGGACTAGGCCAGATAAGCTATCAAAACTAGGTGTTGCGAGGACTTTTCAAAATATAAGACTTTTTGATAACCTAACAGTCCTTGACAATGTAAAACTTGCCATGAACCAGTATATGAATTATGGCATGCTAACTGGGATGTTCAGACTTCCAAATTATTGGAAGGAAGAAAATGAAGCAACAGAAAAAGCGAAGGAAATTCTAGAATTATTTGATTTAGAAAAATATTTTAGGACCTTTGCAGGATCTTTGCCATATGGAGCACAAAGAAAATTGGAAATTGCAAGAGCTATGGCGACTCGACCAAAAGTTTTGCTTTTAGATGAGCCAGCCGCAGGCATGAATGAATCTGAGACTCAAGACCTAATGGATTCAATAAGGTTAATTAGGGAAAAAACAGGGGTTTCAATCCTTCTAATCGAACACGATATGAACCTTGTTTTAGGAATTACAGAAAGACTTATAGTTTTAAATTATGGAGAAATTCTCGCTGAGGGTGATCCACATGATGTAATTTCTAATAAAGAAGTAGTTAAGGCCTATTTGGGTAGTTAG
- a CDS encoding alpha/beta fold hydrolase, which yields MENEIILRDKTRIYYKEYGQGDDLFLLHGNDGDMTYFEYQIGYLSRYFHLILIDFRDHGFSTNEKSKLNFELLANDLKEVYDKLGIKKASLLGFSDGANLCLIFHKLYPNYVNKMILNAPNARFKGITFPAKVLMVLENIFWTILPFFRRNKRVARLLLSDLKIDIDDLRNIENDTLIIAGSRDLIRISHIKKIAKNVDGSKLVILKNQGHRLARTAPEIFNKLVYDFMKGKI from the coding sequence ATGGAAAACGAGATAATTCTAAGGGATAAGACAAGGATATATTATAAGGAATATGGTCAGGGTGATGATTTGTTTCTTCTCCATGGAAATGATGGTGATATGACTTATTTTGAATACCAGATAGGTTATTTATCAAGGTATTTTCATCTAATACTGATTGATTTTAGAGACCATGGATTTTCGACTAATGAAAAAAGCAAGTTGAATTTTGAACTCTTAGCCAATGACCTTAAGGAAGTATATGATAAACTTGGCATAAAAAAAGCTAGTTTATTGGGTTTTTCTGATGGGGCAAATTTATGTTTGATATTTCATAAACTCTATCCGAATTACGTAAATAAGATGATTCTTAATGCACCAAATGCAAGGTTTAAGGGGATTACTTTTCCTGCTAAGGTCCTTATGGTTTTAGAAAATATATTTTGGACAATTTTACCATTTTTTAGGAGAAATAAGAGGGTGGCAAGACTTTTATTATCCGACTTAAAAATTGATATAGATGACCTAAGAAATATTGAAAATGATACATTAATTATAGCTGGTTCTCGAGATTTAATTAGGATTTCCCATATAAAAAAGATTGCCAAAAATGTCGATGGGTCAAAACTAGTTATTCTTAAAAACCAAGGACACAGGTTGGCAAGAACTGCTCCAGAAATTTTTAATAAATTGGTTTATGATTTTATGAAAGGAAAAATATGA
- a CDS encoding Spx/MgsR family RNA polymerase-binding regulatory protein: MKIICYSKCSTCKSVLKTMDEKGLKYEVRDIKEENPTKEEIKKWHEATDYDIRRFFNTSGMIYRNENLKDKLDEMSLDEKYEKLATDGMLVKRPILFLDDGQILVGPDVRKYVEAL, translated from the coding sequence ATGAAAATAATTTGTTATAGCAAGTGCTCAACTTGCAAAAGTGTCTTAAAGACAATGGATGAAAAAGGCTTAAAATACGAAGTAAGAGACATTAAGGAAGAAAATCCGACCAAGGAAGAAATCAAAAAATGGCACGAGGCTACAGATTATGATATAAGGAGATTTTTTAATACTTCTGGTATGATTTATAGGAATGAAAATCTCAAAGATAAGCTTGATGAAATGAGCCTTGATGAGAAATACGAAAAGCTTGCCACTGATGGAATGCTTGTAAAAAGGCCAATTCTATTTTTAGATGATGGACAAATTCTTGTTGGTCCTGACGTTAGGAAATACGTTGAAGCCTTATAA